CTTGTCCTGTTCCTCAAACCTCTTTTCCTGCTCAAGAGGGTCGTTTAATTCGGAGTAACCGTTTGCCAGCTCCCAGCCGTTAAGGAAAAGCTCAAAACGCTCGACAAAACCTGCTTTCTCCCTGTGGTTTTTGGCAAGCGGGGAGTTTTCTACGGGGAAGTCGTATATGAAAGTCGGGTCTATCAGCTTGTCCTCTACAAGGCCTTCAAAGAGCAGGGCAAGGAACTCACCGTGGCTCTTTGCTTTCTCGTAGTCCTCTATCCTGTTTTCGATGGCGATTTTCTTCAGGTCTTCAATAGAGTGGGCAAAGATGTCAAGCCCGGCATATTCCTTTAAAGCATCCTCCATGGAAATCCTCTTCCAGGGAGAACGGAGGTTGATAGTTTTCTCTCCCATCTGCACTTCATAACTGCCTGTAAGCTTGAAAACAAGTTCCGAGACCAGGGATTCGGTTAAGTCCATCATGTCATTATAGTCCCTGTAAGCTTCATAGACCTCGATCATCGTGAACTCAGGGTTGTGAGTTGTGTCTATGTCTTCGTTCCTGAAATTTTTGCAGATCTCGAAAACCTTCTCATACCCGCCGACAACAAGCCTCTTGAGGTAAAGTTCGGGGGCAATTCTCAGAAAAAGGTTCTGCCCGAGACAGTTGTGGAAAGTTGTGAAAGGCCTCGCATTTGCTCCCCCGTACACGGTCTGGAGTATAGGGGTCTCGAACTCCAGGAATTCCCTGTCAGTAAGGAACCTTCTGATTTCCGATATGAGCTTGCTCCTCATAACAAAAATTTCCCTTTTTTCGGCATTGACTATAAGGTCGAGGTACCTCTTCCTGTACCTTGTTTCAACATCTTTTAAGCCGTGGAACTTTTCCGGAAGGGCGCAGAGGGATTTTGAGAGCAGGGAGAATTCCGAAACGCTGATCGAGTTTTCCCCTCTCTTTGTCCTGAAAAGATCACCCTGAACACCAATTATATCTCCGGAATCTACAAGATTTTTAAAAATCTCGAATTCCTCGTCCGGGAGGTTTCCTTTCCTTACGAGCACCTGGACCCTGCCTGCCTGGTCACCCAGATCGGCAAATATCATCTTTCCGTGCTTGCGGATGTTGTAGAGCCTTCCAGCAGTTCTTACAGTCAATCCTTCGTTCTTTTCAAAGTCCTCAAATTTTTCCAGGATCTCACAGATGTCTTCATCTTTTTCAAATTTATAGGGATAGGGGTTGAGGCCCTGGCTTATAACACCATTTAATTTTGCAAGTTTTGAGTCATCAAAAGCCCCTGAACCGGATAAACCGGAATCATCAGGGAGGGGCATTTTTTCAAATGGATCCGTGTTGTTAATTTCCATAGTCATTTAATCAGTACATCCTTCATCGTGTGGTACGAGTAAATCAATTAACGAAATATAAATCAACCGTAACCGGACAGTGCCAAATTGCCAGATAGATATCAGGCTGATAAATAGCAGAGAAGTAACCCGGCAGCAGACTAACCATAAATGAATTGATAACGAATAAATCGCCTGAAGTCCGGAACAGGAACTGGTCTTAAAAGACCTGTCTGGTCTTAGAGAACTTACCTGATCTCAAAGAACTTACCTGATCTCAAAGAACTTACATTGTCTTGAAGGACCTGCCCGGACCCTGTGAACTTAAAGTCCAATCCTGCGGCTGAAAGCTGCAAGCCTGAATTATAAGGAATAATAACCGTTTATAAGCCTGATTCCTGACATTTATTTTTTTCCATAGATCCATGCATCTTATATAAACATTGAGAAATATTGAGAGACATTGAGAATATTGAGAGACATTGAGAATATTGAGAGACATTGAGAATATTGAGAGACATTGAGAATATTGAGAGACATTGAGAATATTGAGAGACATTGAGAATATTGAGAGACATTGAGAATATTGAGAGACATTGAGAATATTGAGAGACATTGAGAATATTGAGAGATATCGAAAAAAGAGTAGACACATTGAAAATCAACTGTTTCTGGCATACGGGTTTATGATTTCTCCAGTACCCTGAAAGAAATCCTGAATTCTGTCCCCTGTCCCCGTCCAAGCTCCAGATTTCCATCCAGCTGATCGACGAGGATACCTACCAGCTTCAGCCCAAGTGTTCCGGGGTTTTCCAGTTCTATATTATCAGGGATCCCTTTTCCGTTATCTGAAATTGT
This window of the Methanosarcina mazei S-6 genome carries:
- the lysS gene encoding lysine--tRNA ligase, whose amino-acid sequence is MTMEINNTDPFEKMPLPDDSGLSGSGAFDDSKLAKLNGVISQGLNPYPYKFEKDEDICEILEKFEDFEKNEGLTVRTAGRLYNIRKHGKMIFADLGDQAGRVQVLVRKGNLPDEEFEIFKNLVDSGDIIGVQGDLFRTKRGENSISVSEFSLLSKSLCALPEKFHGLKDVETRYRKRYLDLIVNAEKREIFVMRSKLISEIRRFLTDREFLEFETPILQTVYGGANARPFTTFHNCLGQNLFLRIAPELYLKRLVVGGYEKVFEICKNFRNEDIDTTHNPEFTMIEVYEAYRDYNDMMDLTESLVSELVFKLTGSYEVQMGEKTINLRSPWKRISMEDALKEYAGLDIFAHSIEDLKKIAIENRIEDYEKAKSHGEFLALLFEGLVEDKLIDPTFIYDFPVENSPLAKNHREKAGFVERFELFLNGWELANGYSELNDPLEQEKRFEEQDKKRKLGDLEAQTVDYDFINALGYGLPPTGGMGLGIDRLTMILSGLESIKEVILFPQMKRED